The following proteins come from a genomic window of Pyxidicoccus sp. MSG2:
- the hisH gene encoding imidazole glycerol phosphate synthase subunit HisH, with protein MRVTLFDYGAGNLHSLAKALATVEGTEVRVQEDPVRALDTDVLVLPGVGAFGASAARLEPGRQAMRDALERGLPCLGICLGMQLLFDSSEEGAGTGLGYFSGKVTRLASRRVPEIGWNTVEDDRTLASAKLDTVYYAHSFVCRATDLSVVTGWTTHEEDRFPAAVRRGKVVGVQFHPEKSSASGVRFVQAFLQEVAP; from the coding sequence ATGAGAGTCACCCTGTTCGACTACGGAGCGGGCAACCTGCACTCGCTGGCCAAGGCGCTGGCCACGGTGGAGGGCACGGAGGTGCGCGTGCAGGAGGACCCGGTGCGCGCGCTGGACACGGACGTGCTGGTGCTGCCGGGCGTGGGGGCCTTCGGCGCGTCGGCGGCGCGGCTGGAGCCGGGGCGTCAGGCCATGCGTGACGCGCTGGAGCGTGGACTGCCGTGCCTGGGCATCTGCCTGGGCATGCAATTGCTCTTCGACAGCAGCGAGGAGGGCGCGGGCACCGGCCTGGGCTACTTCTCCGGGAAGGTGACGCGGCTGGCCTCGCGGCGCGTGCCGGAGATTGGCTGGAACACCGTGGAGGACGACCGCACGCTGGCCAGCGCGAAGCTGGACACCGTGTACTACGCGCACAGCTTCGTCTGCCGAGCGACGGACCTGTCCGTCGTCACCGGGTGGACGACACACGAGGAGGACCGCTTCCCCGCGGCGGTGCGCAGGGGGAAGGTGGTGGGCGTGCAGTTCCACCCGGAGAAGTCCTCCGCGTCGGGTGTGCGGTTCGTGCAGGCCTTCCTCCAGGAGGTGGCACCGTGA
- a CDS encoding 1-(5-phosphoribosyl)-5-[(5-phosphoribosylamino)methylideneamino] imidazole-4-carboxamide isomerase gives MIAIPAIDLREGACVQLVGGSYDAEKVRVNDPLDALRQWRGHGFSTFHVVDLDAALGKGSNADAIFRLTSYERGLTFTVGGGVRNSDRAEALLEGGASSVVVGTRAIEDTAWLSEVAGRYPGRVVVAADVKDREVVTRGWTAGSARDIRDVLAALEPLPLAGLLVTAVHKEGQLSGVDLPLMQEVARTSRHRLYASGGVTTLEDLRALAAAGAYGAVIGMALYTGRLDARAVAQEFAG, from the coding sequence GTGATTGCCATTCCCGCAATCGACCTGCGCGAGGGCGCGTGCGTGCAGTTGGTGGGCGGCTCGTACGACGCGGAGAAGGTCCGGGTGAACGACCCGCTGGACGCGCTGAGGCAGTGGCGCGGCCACGGCTTCAGCACCTTCCACGTGGTGGACCTGGACGCGGCGCTGGGGAAGGGCTCCAACGCGGACGCCATCTTCCGGCTGACGTCGTACGAGCGCGGCCTCACCTTCACGGTGGGCGGCGGCGTGCGCAACTCGGACCGGGCGGAGGCCTTGCTCGAAGGGGGCGCGTCGTCCGTCGTGGTGGGCACGCGGGCCATTGAAGACACCGCGTGGCTGTCAGAAGTCGCGGGCCGCTACCCGGGCCGGGTGGTGGTGGCGGCGGACGTGAAGGACCGCGAGGTGGTGACGCGCGGGTGGACGGCGGGCAGCGCACGGGACATCCGCGACGTGCTCGCCGCGCTGGAGCCGCTGCCGCTGGCCGGGCTGCTGGTGACGGCGGTGCACAAGGAAGGGCAACTGTCGGGCGTGGACCTGCCGCTGATGCAGGAGGTGGCGCGAACCAGTCGCCACCGGCTCTACGCCTCGGGCGGGGTGACGACGTTGGAGGACCTGAGGGCGCTGGCGGCGGCGGGGGCGTACGGGGCGGTCATCGGCATGGCGCTGTACACGGGCAGACTGGACGCGCGCGCGGTCGCGCAGGAGTTCGCGGGATGA
- a CDS encoding imidazoleglycerol-phosphate dehydratase, protein MTTVIRETKETKIQVELALGKGVTQVDTGLKFFDHMLATFARYAGLDLKLHARGDLTHHVMEDVAITLGTAVQKVIPATAARFAERTIPMDDALVQACLDAGGRFYYQGPLKNRLYEHWMRSFSEHAKVTLHLRVLRGKDSHHATEAAFKALGLALRDAMVDSGTVFSMKGSVALEVK, encoded by the coding sequence ATGACCACCGTCATTCGGGAGACGAAGGAGACGAAGATCCAGGTGGAGCTGGCGCTCGGCAAGGGCGTCACCCAGGTGGACACGGGCCTGAAGTTCTTCGACCACATGCTGGCCACCTTCGCGCGCTACGCGGGCCTCGACTTGAAGCTGCACGCGCGGGGCGACCTCACCCACCACGTCATGGAGGACGTGGCGATTACGCTGGGCACGGCGGTGCAGAAGGTGATTCCCGCCACCGCGGCGCGCTTCGCGGAGCGGACCATCCCCATGGACGACGCGCTGGTGCAGGCGTGCCTGGATGCGGGCGGGCGCTTCTACTACCAGGGCCCGCTGAAGAACCGGCTCTACGAGCACTGGATGCGCTCGTTCAGCGAGCACGCGAAGGTGACGCTGCACCTGCGCGTGCTGCGCGGCAAGGACAGCCACCACGCGACGGAGGCCGCCTTCAAGGCGCTGGGTCTGGCACTGCGAGACGCCATGGTGGACTCGGGCACGGTGTTCAGCATGAAGGGCTCCGTGGCCCTGGAGGTGAAGTGA
- the hisF gene encoding imidazole glycerol phosphate synthase subunit HisF, with protein MMLTRRLIVCLDVKGGRVVKGVQFEGLRDVGDPVELAKRYEQEGADEVTFLDISASAEERGTLWDLVQRTAERLFIPLTVGGGVRTADDVGRALRAGADKVSINSAAVANPAVLTACAERFGAQCVVASIDAKREDGRWRVYTHGGRKPTDLDAVAWARECVSRGAGEVLLTSIDRDGARTGYDLELTRAVADAVDVPVIASGGAGNAAHVRDALKQGGADAALVAGILHDGVTTVGAIKSLLREGGLHIRSGT; from the coding sequence GTGATGCTCACCCGGCGACTCATCGTCTGCCTGGATGTGAAGGGCGGGCGTGTGGTGAAGGGCGTCCAGTTCGAGGGCCTGCGCGACGTGGGCGACCCCGTGGAATTGGCGAAGCGTTACGAGCAGGAGGGCGCGGACGAGGTGACCTTCCTGGACATCTCCGCGAGCGCGGAGGAGCGCGGCACCCTCTGGGATTTGGTGCAGCGTACCGCGGAACGACTGTTCATTCCGCTCACCGTCGGCGGCGGTGTGCGCACGGCGGACGACGTGGGCCGGGCCCTGCGCGCGGGCGCGGACAAGGTGAGCATCAACTCGGCGGCGGTGGCCAACCCCGCGGTGCTGACGGCGTGCGCGGAGCGCTTCGGCGCGCAGTGCGTGGTGGCGAGCATCGACGCCAAGAGGGAAGACGGGCGCTGGCGCGTCTATACCCATGGCGGCCGGAAGCCCACGGACCTGGACGCGGTGGCCTGGGCCCGCGAGTGCGTGTCGCGCGGGGCAGGGGAGGTGCTGCTCACCAGCATCGACCGGGATGGAGCGCGCACCGGCTATGACCTGGAATTGACGCGCGCGGTGGCGGACGCGGTGGACGTGCCCGTCATCGCGTCGGGCGGGGCGGGCAACGCGGCGCACGTACGGGACGCGCTGAAGCAGGGCGGCGCGGACGCGGCGCTGGTGGCCGGCATCCTCCACGACGGCGTCACCACGGTGGGCGCCATCAAGTCGCTGCTCCGAGAGGGCGGCCTGCACATCCGGAGCGGGACATGA
- the hisN gene encoding histidinol-phosphatase — translation MNDRQALMQAAADVARKAGDVALGFFRGGIAVDTKSDGTPVTVADRTAEQAARDWISARFPDDGILGEEFGETRPGAERRWILDPIDGTKTFIRGVPLWGTLVAVAKGERILAGAAYFPAVGELLVAAPGQGCFWNDKPTRVSRQAELSNAVVLSTDERFLVHPERGEAWRALAKEAAMDRTWGDCYGYLLVATGRAEVMVDEVLSAWDAAALQPIIEEAGGVFTDWTGRQTSFGGNCIATNGALARVVRERLGATEVVR, via the coding sequence ATGAACGACAGACAGGCACTGATGCAGGCGGCGGCGGACGTGGCGCGGAAGGCCGGGGACGTGGCGCTCGGCTTCTTCCGTGGCGGCATCGCGGTGGACACCAAGTCGGACGGCACGCCGGTGACGGTGGCGGACCGGACGGCCGAGCAGGCGGCCCGCGACTGGATTTCGGCCCGCTTCCCGGACGACGGCATCCTCGGAGAGGAGTTCGGCGAGACGCGGCCGGGCGCGGAGCGCCGGTGGATTCTGGACCCCATCGACGGCACGAAGACGTTCATCCGTGGCGTGCCGCTGTGGGGCACGCTGGTGGCGGTGGCCAAGGGCGAGCGCATCCTCGCGGGCGCCGCGTACTTCCCGGCGGTGGGCGAATTGCTCGTGGCCGCCCCGGGGCAGGGCTGTTTCTGGAATGACAAGCCGACGCGCGTCTCCCGCCAGGCGGAGCTGTCCAACGCCGTGGTGCTGTCCACCGACGAGCGCTTCCTCGTGCACCCGGAGCGGGGCGAGGCCTGGCGCGCCCTGGCGAAGGAGGCGGCCATGGACCGCACCTGGGGTGACTGCTACGGCTACCTGCTCGTGGCCACGGGCAGGGCGGAGGTGATGGTGGACGAGGTGCTGTCGGCCTGGGACGCGGCGGCGCTGCAGCCCATCATCGAGGAGGCGGGCGGCGTCTTCACCGACTGGACGGGCCGGCAGACCTCCTTCGGCGGCAACTGCATCGCGACCAATGGCGCCCTGGCGCGCGTGGTGCGCGAGCGGCTGGGCGCGACGGAGGTGGTGCGATGA
- the hisIE gene encoding bifunctional phosphoribosyl-AMP cyclohydrolase/phosphoribosyl-ATP diphosphatase HisIE, with protein MTAVTLDLNRLDFAKGGGLVTVVAQDASTGDVLMVAHADREALERTLATREMHYRSRTRGLWHKGATSGNVQRVVSLSADCDGDAVLARVEKAGPACHTGEETCFGPGRWDALAALDATIARRATQAPPEGEKPSYTRRLLDDRNLRLKKIGEEAAELVTACADGDKERAVEEAADVLYHVLVAVKPLGLTLEEVKAVLARRAAR; from the coding sequence ATGACGGCGGTGACGCTGGATTTGAACCGGCTCGACTTCGCCAAGGGCGGGGGGCTGGTGACGGTGGTGGCGCAGGACGCGAGCACCGGGGACGTGCTGATGGTGGCGCACGCGGACCGCGAGGCGCTCGAACGCACGCTGGCCACCCGCGAGATGCACTACCGCTCGCGCACGCGGGGCCTGTGGCACAAGGGCGCCACCAGCGGGAACGTGCAGCGCGTGGTGTCGCTCAGCGCGGACTGCGACGGGGACGCGGTGCTGGCCCGGGTGGAGAAGGCCGGTCCCGCCTGCCACACGGGCGAGGAGACCTGCTTCGGTCCCGGCCGGTGGGACGCGCTCGCCGCGCTGGACGCCACCATCGCCCGGCGCGCCACCCAGGCGCCCCCCGAGGGCGAGAAGCCGAGCTACACGCGCCGGCTCCTGGACGACCGGAACCTGCGCTTGAAGAAGATTGGCGAGGAGGCCGCGGAGCTGGTGACGGCGTGCGCGGATGGCGACAAGGAGCGCGCGGTGGAGGAGGCGGCGGACGTGCTCTACCACGTGCTCGTCGCGGTGAAGCCGCTGGGCCTCACACTGGAAGAGGTGAAGGCCGTCCTCGCCCGCCGCGCCGCGCGCTGA
- a CDS encoding histone H1: MAAKAKKQVRSSAKKQAKPMAKKAAKSARKAPQAKRAAKKAPAKRASAKKAPAKKAAAKKVPAAKKTGARKQGGSKSPGTAARAAGKRPRRAAAKKSVRGARMPAPAPTMPAPADVGMPAEPPPTASQS; encoded by the coding sequence ATGGCCGCGAAGGCGAAGAAGCAGGTGAGGTCCTCGGCGAAGAAACAGGCGAAGCCCATGGCGAAGAAGGCGGCGAAGTCCGCGCGAAAGGCACCCCAGGCAAAGCGCGCCGCGAAGAAGGCGCCGGCGAAGAGGGCGTCAGCGAAGAAGGCGCCGGCGAAGAAGGCAGCGGCGAAGAAGGTGCCGGCCGCGAAGAAGACGGGCGCGCGCAAGCAGGGTGGCTCGAAGAGCCCGGGCACCGCCGCGCGTGCAGCCGGCAAACGCCCGCGCCGCGCCGCCGCGAAGAAGAGCGTGCGCGGGGCCCGCATGCCGGCGCCCGCGCCCACGATGCCCGCCCCCGCCGACGTGGGGATGCCGGCGGAGCCGCCGCCGACGGCCAGCCAGAGCTGA
- a CDS encoding DofB protein, whose amino-acid sequence MNGPTYKAEIIDRVIFTRWPNPPTKEDVTTILAQMQDAAKRLGANLIYVGSVSPKSKVPDAQERAVLNQFLLDARRTCVEQAWLIYEGTDLQHNLQRVIISGVLILTRTFDNFLSVAKSGESIVKDVSAVLKKDATPIFTMAKEKGLLG is encoded by the coding sequence GTGAACGGCCCCACCTACAAGGCTGAAATCATCGACCGCGTCATCTTCACCCGCTGGCCGAATCCTCCGACGAAGGAGGACGTCACGACGATCCTGGCGCAGATGCAGGATGCGGCCAAGCGGCTGGGCGCGAACCTCATCTACGTGGGCTCGGTGAGCCCCAAGTCGAAGGTGCCGGACGCGCAGGAGCGCGCGGTGCTCAACCAGTTCCTCCTCGACGCCCGCCGCACCTGCGTGGAGCAGGCGTGGCTCATCTACGAGGGCACGGACCTGCAGCACAACCTCCAGCGCGTCATCATCTCCGGCGTGCTCATCCTCACGCGCACCTTCGACAACTTCCTGTCGGTGGCCAAGTCCGGTGAGTCCATCGTCAAGGACGTCAGCGCGGTGCTGAAGAAGGACGCGACGCCCATCTTCACCATGGCGAAGGAGAAGGGCCTCCTGGGCTGA
- the lpdA gene encoding dihydrolipoyl dehydrogenase, giving the protein MAETFDVVIIGSGPGGYVGAIRAGQLGLKTAIIERDKRLGGTCLHRGCIPTKSLLWTAELFHHVKEAADFGIDVSSPTINWANAMKHKNKVVTKGAGGIDFLMKKNKVTVVKGHGRIAGKGKVEVTAEDGSKQVLEAKNIIIATGSVPKSLPNVPVDHKRVMNSDSILEIDHIPKSIIVLGAGAVGCEFASVFNHVGSKTSIVEYMPALLPIEDADISKELEKLFKRRGIDVHTGSAVEKVEHTADGVRVTMKVGNETKTLEAEILLSAVGRAPVTEDVGLNLTSIKPERGFIKVDTMMRTTEPNVYAVGDVIPTPMLAHMASAECVVAVEHIAGKNPQPINYDLTPSATYCYPEVASVGLTEKKAKERGYDVKFTIAPFGAVTKSAISNESIGMIKVISDKKYDEVLGVHLIGPHATELLAEACVALKLEITTEELANTIHAHPTLSEIMHEGAEATLGHPRHF; this is encoded by the coding sequence GTGGCTGAGACGTTCGACGTGGTGATCATCGGTTCGGGCCCTGGTGGCTACGTGGGTGCCATCCGAGCGGGTCAGCTCGGGCTGAAGACGGCCATCATCGAGAGGGACAAGCGGCTGGGCGGCACCTGCCTCCACCGTGGCTGCATCCCCACCAAGTCCCTCCTGTGGACCGCGGAGCTGTTCCACCACGTCAAGGAGGCGGCCGACTTCGGCATCGACGTTTCCAGCCCGACCATCAACTGGGCGAACGCGATGAAGCACAAGAACAAGGTCGTCACCAAGGGCGCGGGTGGCATCGACTTCTTGATGAAGAAGAACAAGGTGACCGTGGTCAAGGGCCATGGCCGCATTGCCGGCAAGGGCAAGGTGGAGGTCACCGCCGAGGACGGCTCCAAGCAGGTGCTGGAGGCGAAGAACATCATCATCGCCACCGGCTCGGTGCCCAAGTCCCTGCCCAACGTTCCCGTGGACCACAAGCGGGTGATGAACAGCGACTCCATCCTGGAGATCGACCACATCCCCAAGAGCATCATCGTCCTGGGCGCCGGCGCGGTGGGCTGCGAGTTCGCCTCCGTGTTCAACCACGTGGGCAGCAAGACCTCGATTGTCGAGTACATGCCCGCGCTGCTGCCGATTGAGGACGCGGACATCTCCAAGGAGCTGGAGAAGCTCTTCAAGCGCCGCGGCATCGACGTGCACACCGGCTCGGCGGTGGAGAAGGTGGAGCACACCGCGGACGGCGTGCGCGTCACCATGAAGGTCGGCAACGAGACGAAGACGCTCGAGGCCGAAATCCTCCTGTCCGCGGTGGGCCGTGCGCCCGTCACCGAGGATGTGGGCCTGAACCTGACGAGCATCAAGCCCGAGCGCGGCTTCATCAAGGTCGACACGATGATGCGCACCACGGAGCCCAACGTGTACGCGGTGGGCGACGTCATCCCCACGCCGATGCTCGCGCACATGGCCAGCGCCGAGTGCGTGGTGGCGGTGGAGCACATCGCCGGGAAGAACCCGCAGCCCATCAACTACGACCTCACCCCGTCCGCCACGTATTGCTACCCCGAGGTCGCCTCGGTGGGCCTGACGGAGAAGAAGGCGAAGGAGCGCGGCTACGACGTGAAGTTCACCATCGCCCCCTTCGGCGCGGTGACGAAGTCGGCCATCTCCAACGAGTCGATCGGCATGATCAAGGTCATCTCCGACAAGAAGTACGACGAGGTGCTCGGTGTGCACCTCATCGGCCCGCACGCCACCGAGCTGCTGGCCGAGGCGTGCGTCGCGCTGAAGCTGGAGATCACCACCGAGGAGCTGGCGAACACCATCCACGCGCACCCCACGCTCTCGGAGATCATGCACGAGGGCGCCGAGGCCACGCTGGGTCACCCGCGCCACTTCTAG
- a CDS encoding DUF72 domain-containing protein has translation MAVIHLGTSGYVYTHWKGLLYPAGLPTRRWLPRYAQVFTTVELNATFYRLPTAQAVDGWRDAVPAGFRFACKGSRFLTHMKRLADVGEGLERYYTPVLRLGRKLGPVLWQLPPHMTKPAPERLARFLAAQPPGVQQVVEFRHPAWYHPEVLDVLRRHKAALCEHDLVQAPLPAPRPTAAFRYLRFHGAGSRHARRYGREALRPVARDLSAWRARGHTAWVYFNNDLHGHALLDAFDLAELLEVPVHVPPEMDRPPAGMEPGTA, from the coding sequence ATGGCCGTCATCCACCTGGGCACCAGCGGGTACGTCTACACGCACTGGAAGGGACTGCTCTACCCCGCCGGCCTGCCGACCCGCCGGTGGCTCCCCCGGTATGCCCAGGTCTTCACCACCGTGGAGCTCAACGCGACCTTCTACCGCCTGCCCACCGCGCAGGCCGTGGACGGCTGGCGCGACGCGGTGCCGGCGGGCTTCCGCTTCGCCTGCAAGGGCAGCCGCTTCCTCACGCACATGAAGCGCCTGGCCGACGTGGGCGAGGGCCTGGAGCGCTACTACACGCCGGTGCTCCGCCTGGGCCGGAAACTCGGCCCCGTCCTCTGGCAGCTCCCGCCGCACATGACGAAGCCCGCCCCGGAGCGTCTGGCCCGCTTCCTGGCCGCGCAGCCCCCGGGCGTCCAGCAGGTGGTCGAGTTCCGCCACCCCGCCTGGTACCACCCGGAGGTTCTGGACGTGCTCCGCCGGCACAAGGCCGCGCTGTGCGAGCACGACCTCGTCCAGGCCCCCCTGCCCGCCCCGAGGCCCACCGCGGCCTTCCGCTACCTCCGCTTCCACGGCGCGGGCAGCCGCCATGCCAGGCGCTACGGGCGCGAGGCCCTGCGGCCCGTGGCCAGGGACTTGAGTGCCTGGCGGGCGCGCGGCCACACGGCGTGGGTCTACTTCAACAACGATTTGCACGGGCACGCGCTGCTGGACGCGTTCGACCTGGCGGAGTTGCTGGAGGTGCCGGTGCACGTGCCCCCGGAAATGGACAGGCCGCCCGCGGGCATGGAGCCCGGGACGGCCTGA
- the lipA gene encoding lipoyl synthase, with protein MATPDRFPLPQVTETTRKPEWLKVRLPHGEGYERVKAIVKRTKLATVCEEARCPNIAECWGGGTATVMLMGEVCTRACRFCHVKVGAPPPLDPMEPIHLAQAVKEMNLEYIVVTSVNRDDRPDGGASHFASAIRELRKESPKTIVEVLIPDFKGVEKDLTTVAEAKPHVVAHNVETVERLTPTVRDRRATYRQSLRVLEYLKNRPEGLYTKTSVMVGLGETDAELEQTFKDLRGVGVDVLTLGQYLQPSQYHLRVERFVTPAQFEAYKSLAESYGFLYVASGPLVRSSYRAAEFFMKGLMERERLERLG; from the coding sequence ATGGCGACTCCCGACCGGTTCCCTCTCCCCCAGGTGACTGAGACCACCCGCAAGCCGGAGTGGCTCAAGGTGCGTCTGCCGCACGGCGAGGGCTACGAGCGGGTCAAAGCGATTGTGAAGCGGACGAAGCTGGCCACCGTGTGCGAGGAGGCCCGCTGCCCGAACATCGCCGAGTGCTGGGGCGGTGGCACGGCCACCGTCATGCTGATGGGCGAGGTCTGCACGCGCGCCTGCCGCTTCTGCCACGTGAAGGTGGGCGCGCCCCCGCCGCTGGACCCGATGGAGCCCATCCATCTGGCCCAGGCGGTGAAGGAGATGAACCTCGAGTACATCGTCGTCACGTCGGTGAACCGTGACGACCGGCCGGACGGTGGCGCCAGCCACTTCGCGTCCGCCATCCGCGAGCTGCGCAAGGAGAGCCCGAAGACCATCGTCGAGGTGCTCATCCCCGACTTCAAGGGCGTGGAGAAGGACCTGACCACGGTGGCCGAGGCGAAGCCGCACGTCGTCGCGCACAACGTGGAGACGGTGGAGCGGCTCACCCCCACCGTGCGAGATCGCCGCGCCACCTACCGCCAGTCGCTGCGCGTGCTGGAGTACCTGAAGAACCGCCCCGAGGGCCTCTACACCAAGACGTCCGTCATGGTGGGCCTGGGCGAGACGGACGCGGAGCTGGAGCAGACGTTCAAGGATTTGCGCGGCGTGGGCGTGGACGTGCTGACGCTGGGCCAGTACCTCCAGCCGTCGCAGTACCACCTGCGCGTGGAGCGCTTCGTCACGCCCGCGCAGTTCGAGGCGTACAAGTCGCTGGCTGAGTCGTACGGCTTCCTCTACGTGGCCTCGGGCCCGCTCGTGCGCAGCAGCTACCGCGCGGCCGAGTTCTTCATGAAGGGCCTGATGGAGCGCGAGCGTCTCGAGCGCCTCGGCTGA
- a CDS encoding dihydrolipoamide acetyltransferase family protein: protein MAIFEFKLPDLGEGVMEGELVKWHVKEGDPVKEDQVLAEVMTDKATVTVPSPKAGRVVKTHGKEGDIAKVHQPLVTMEIEGAAPAQAAGHGAAAPAPAAPTASAGATAPVAAAAAAAPATKVLATPVTRRMAREHGLDLATIAGSGPQGRVTKADVKAALEGGGQKNVVAPAAQQARPAAPPVSAGRADERVPLRGLRKKIAEKMVRSKFTMPHFAFVEEVDATDLVALRARLNKQLAAAGDNTKLNYLPFIIKATIAALKKFPHLNANFDETTQELVVRGEYNIGMAVATPDGLTVAVVKDADRLTLAELAQETARLGVAARERKLKLEELTGGTFTITSLGQSGGLFATPIINHPEVGIMGVHKLKQRPAVKDGQVVVRDMMNLSLSCDHRVIDGSVAADFVYEVIKYLEKPDLLFLAMA, encoded by the coding sequence ATGGCGATCTTCGAATTCAAGCTCCCCGACCTCGGTGAAGGCGTGATGGAAGGCGAGCTGGTGAAGTGGCACGTGAAGGAAGGCGACCCCGTCAAGGAAGACCAGGTGCTCGCCGAGGTCATGACGGACAAGGCCACCGTCACCGTCCCCAGCCCCAAGGCGGGCCGCGTCGTGAAGACGCACGGCAAGGAAGGGGACATCGCGAAGGTGCACCAGCCCCTCGTCACCATGGAGATCGAGGGCGCGGCGCCGGCGCAGGCGGCGGGCCACGGTGCGGCGGCTCCGGCTCCGGCGGCTCCCACTGCTTCGGCGGGCGCGACGGCTCCCGTCGCCGCGGCCGCTGCGGCGGCTCCGGCCACGAAGGTGTTGGCCACGCCCGTGACGCGGCGAATGGCGCGCGAGCACGGCCTGGACCTGGCGACCATCGCCGGCTCGGGGCCTCAGGGCCGCGTGACGAAGGCGGACGTCAAGGCGGCGCTGGAGGGTGGCGGTCAGAAGAACGTGGTGGCGCCCGCTGCCCAGCAGGCGCGTCCCGCCGCGCCGCCGGTGTCGGCCGGTCGCGCGGACGAGCGCGTTCCCCTGCGCGGCCTGCGCAAGAAGATCGCCGAGAAGATGGTGCGCTCGAAGTTCACGATGCCGCACTTCGCTTTCGTGGAAGAGGTGGACGCCACGGACCTGGTGGCCCTGCGCGCGCGGCTCAACAAGCAGCTGGCGGCGGCGGGTGACAACACCAAGCTCAACTACCTGCCGTTCATCATCAAGGCGACCATCGCCGCGCTGAAGAAGTTCCCGCACCTCAACGCCAACTTCGACGAGACCACGCAGGAGCTGGTGGTGCGCGGCGAGTACAACATCGGCATGGCGGTGGCGACGCCGGACGGCCTCACCGTGGCGGTGGTGAAGGACGCGGACCGGCTGACGCTTGCCGAGTTGGCACAGGAGACGGCCCGCCTGGGCGTCGCCGCGCGCGAGCGGAAGTTGAAGCTGGAGGAGCTGACGGGCGGCACCTTCACGATTACGTCGCTCGGCCAGAGCGGCGGCCTGTTCGCCACGCCCATCATCAACCACCCCGAGGTGGGCATCATGGGCGTGCACAAGCTGAAGCAGCGCCCGGCGGTGAAGGACGGCCAGGTGGTCGTGCGCGACATGATGAACCTGTCGCTGTCGTGCGACCACCGCGTCATCGACGGCTCGGTGGCGGCGGACTTCGTGTACGAGGTCATCAAGTATCTGGAGAAGCCGGACCTGCTGTTCCTGGCCATGGCGTGA